DNA from Pajaroellobacter abortibovis:
CTGCACGCCGTTGCCCGAGCTAGCTATCATACTCTAAACTTGCTCACTTTCTTCACAGCAGGAAAACAAGAAATTCATGCCTGGACCGTTCCTAAAGGAGCGCGCGCACCCCAAGCAGCAGGGGTCATTCATACCGATTTCGAGCGAGGTTTCATTAAAGCAGAAGTTATCAAATGGGAAGACTTCGTGCGGCATGGAGGTGAAGGAGGATGCCGAGAAGCCGGCAAACTTCATATACAGGGGAAAGGTTATGTGGTCGAAGATGGAGATGTGATCCATTTTCGCTTCAACCTATAGAATTTCTCTCAAAAGCCTACCTTGACAAGATTCTCATCTCCCGCTACGCCTATTTTTGTCTTAGATTTTATTTTATTGCACCATCGTTCAATCTTTCTTCAACCATTCTTCATGCAATGGAGGAAGAGGCAGGCAGGCAGCTATCCTCCTTCCATTCATTGCACTGGATTGTCGGTGTACTTTTGTATTCTCCTATTCTACTCTTCCCTGGTGTCTGATGTCGTTTCATCTCTCTGCAGAACGCGAACGCGAGCTTGAGCAAATCATCCAGCGCTATCCAACCAAAATGGCTGCATGTATCCCTGCCCTTCACTTATGCCAAGAACAAGAAGGATGGATCTACGATGAGGTGATTCAATTCGTTGCAGAGCGTCTGGAGTTAAGTCCAGCCCACGTCAAGGGAGTGGTTACTTTCTACTCTCTGTTTAACCAGAAGCCAGTAGGGAAACACCAAATTTGGGTATGCCGTACCCTCCCTTGTGCCCTTCGAGGCGGGTATGATATTTTACACCATTGTGAAAAGCGATTAGGAATTCACGCTGGCGAAACAACACCAGATAGTAAAATCACCCTACGAACAGCAGAGTGTCTCGCCAGCTGCAGTACTGCTCCCATGATGCAAGTGGATAAAGAATATCACGAAAATTTGACGACTGAACGAGTTGATGAAATTCTCGATAAACTTTATGAGTCAAGTGAGTCTCACGTTCACCATCCAACACTTTTTTCTTCATGATTCGAAAAACTGACTATCTCACCCGAAATTATGGAAAGCCTAATGGCTGGACGCTCGATGCTTATATGCAAGCAGGAGGCTATGAAGCAATCAAAAAAGCTTTTGCTATGACTCACCAAGAGGTCATCGAGGAAGCGAAAAAGGCAAACATCCGAGGGCGAGGAGGGGCAGGATTCCCTGTAGGAATCAAGTGGAGCTTCATGAAGCCCCACCCCACTAAGCCTTCTTATCTCGTCATCAATGCAGATGAAGGGGAACCGGGTACGCACAAAGATCGAACCATCATGGAGCAAAATCCCCACGCGATCCTCGAAGGATGTATGATCGGATGCTATGCAATCGGTGCTCACACCACCTATATTTATGTGCGTGATGAGCTGCATTTAAGCAAGGCCCGTTTGAACCAAGCGATTCAAGAGGCTTACGCCCGCGGATATCTAGGATCCAACCCTTCTTTTGCGCCAAACTATCCAATTCACATCCATGTCCACACGGGAGCAGGTGCTTATATCTGCGGAGAAGAAACCTCCCTTCTTAACTCACTCGAGGGGAGACGAGGCGAACCTCGATTAAAGCCACCTTTTCCAGCTCAAACGGGAGCATTTGGATGCCCCACTACAGTCAACAATGTGGAGACCATCGCTACGATACCTACTGCCATTCTGTTAGGGGGAGATGCTTTCTCTCAGCTCTCTGCTCTCCACTCGTTTAAAGACGGAGGGGTTCGCCTATTCGGAGTTAACGGTCACGTTAAAAACCCAACTGTAGTTGAACTGTGCATTGGTGTGACGATTCGAGAGCTGATTGAAGAGATCGGCGGGGGGGTACTCCAAGATCGATCTATTTTAGGAGTCATTCCAGGAGGATCGTCGACCCCCATCCTCCTTCCTTCCGAAACGATCTACGCCCCGGATGAAAAAGATCCGATGCATCCTTGGCACGGCAAGAGCGTGTTGGATGTACCCATGGGGGTAGATACCATGCGTGCTGCAAAAACCATGTTAGGGACCTGCTGCATCACCGTACTCGCAGAAGGGACCTGCCCTGTGCTCGCAATGCAAAATCTGATGCAGTTCTACCACCATGAGTCGTGCGGTCAGTGCACTCCGTGCCGAGAGGGATCAGCGTGGTTAGATCGAACTCTTATCAAAATATTGAACGGGAAAGGTACCCTCGACGATCTGAATCAACTCAGCGATATCGCAAGTCAGATCATGGGGAACACTATCTGCGCCTTCGGCGAAGGGACAGCGATGCCTGCTCTGGCGTTCCTGCAAAAATTCCGCCCCTATTTCGAAGACTATATCCGTAGTACAAGAACGAAAAAAGATGCGAAATTAACCGTTTCCTAATTCCAATTTCACTAGAAA
Protein-coding regions in this window:
- the nuoE gene encoding NADH-quinone oxidoreductase subunit NuoE, whose translation is MSFHLSAERERELEQIIQRYPTKMAACIPALHLCQEQEGWIYDEVIQFVAERLELSPAHVKGVVTFYSLFNQKPVGKHQIWVCRTLPCALRGGYDILHHCEKRLGIHAGETTPDSKITLRTAECLASCSTAPMMQVDKEYHENLTTERVDEILDKLYESSESHVHHPTLFSS
- the nuoF gene encoding NADH-quinone oxidoreductase subunit NuoF, yielding MIRKTDYLTRNYGKPNGWTLDAYMQAGGYEAIKKAFAMTHQEVIEEAKKANIRGRGGAGFPVGIKWSFMKPHPTKPSYLVINADEGEPGTHKDRTIMEQNPHAILEGCMIGCYAIGAHTTYIYVRDELHLSKARLNQAIQEAYARGYLGSNPSFAPNYPIHIHVHTGAGAYICGEETSLLNSLEGRRGEPRLKPPFPAQTGAFGCPTTVNNVETIATIPTAILLGGDAFSQLSALHSFKDGGVRLFGVNGHVKNPTVVELCIGVTIRELIEEIGGGVLQDRSILGVIPGGSSTPILLPSETIYAPDEKDPMHPWHGKSVLDVPMGVDTMRAAKTMLGTCCITVLAEGTCPVLAMQNLMQFYHHESCGQCTPCREGSAWLDRTLIKILNGKGTLDDLNQLSDIASQIMGNTICAFGEGTAMPALAFLQKFRPYFEDYIRSTRTKKDAKLTVS